Proteins from a single region of Candidatus Puniceispirillum marinum IMCC1322:
- the eda gene encoding bifunctional 4-hydroxy-2-oxoglutarate aldolase/2-dehydro-3-deoxy-phosphogluconate aldolase, protein MSDAKMTIDDVLGLGHVMPVIVIDDASKAVPLAKTLLANDIRTIEITLRTSAALDSIAAIADQCPDMVVGAGTILSPELALASASAGARFVVSPGSTEAVIKGCQDADIPLLPGASTVSEMMALAERGFDVIKFFPAMAAGGPKFIKSLASPLPHLTFCPTGGITEATAPDWLSLPNVPCLGGSWIAPATLINDGDWDRIGAHAKAASLL, encoded by the coding sequence ATGAGTGATGCTAAGATGACGATTGACGATGTATTGGGGCTTGGGCATGTGATGCCCGTGATTGTGATTGATGATGCCAGCAAAGCGGTGCCGTTGGCGAAAACCCTGCTGGCCAATGATATTCGCACAATCGAGATTACCCTTCGTACCTCAGCCGCACTTGATTCGATTGCCGCCATTGCCGATCAATGCCCCGATATGGTTGTCGGCGCGGGCACAATTCTGTCGCCCGAACTGGCACTGGCATCGGCATCGGCAGGCGCGCGCTTTGTGGTCAGTCCGGGGTCAACCGAAGCTGTTATTAAAGGATGTCAGGATGCGGATATTCCGCTTTTGCCAGGTGCATCAACGGTTTCGGAAATGATGGCCCTTGCCGAACGGGGGTTTGATGTTATCAAGTTCTTTCCGGCGATGGCGGCAGGTGGCCCAAAATTCATAAAATCACTTGCTAGCCCGTTACCGCATCTGACGTTTTGCCCGACCGGCGGCATCACCGAAGCGACGGCACCAGACTGGTTGTCATTACCGAATGTGCCATGTCTTGGCGGATCATGGATTGCCCCAGCCACGCTGATCAATGATGGTGATTGGGATAGGATCGGTGCACATGCAAAGGCGGCTAGCCTGCTTTAG
- a CDS encoding DUF2256 domain-containing protein, with translation MSKMLKKANFPKKICAACGLPFAWRKKWARDWEQVRYCSKRCAGNQKDSKKTSA, from the coding sequence ATGTCAAAAATGTTAAAGAAAGCCAATTTTCCAAAAAAAATATGTGCGGCCTGCGGGTTACCCTTTGCCTGGCGTAAAAAATGGGCGCGGGATTGGGAACAGGTGCGCTATTGTTCGAAACGTTGCGCTGGAAACCAGAAAGACAGTAAAAAAACCAGCGCGTGA
- the edd gene encoding phosphogluconate dehydratase produces MTLHSVIDAVTDRIRTRSHDSRAAYLASIADMQNDPDSDRRSVSCSNMAHAAAAAGGDQDDVLAMADKVKPNIGIITAYNDMLSAHQPFEKFPQIIKAAARSVGATAQVAGGVPAMCDGVTQGRPGMELSLLSRDVIAMSTGIGLSHGVYDAALCLGVCDKIVPGLVMGALSFGHLPTIFVPAGPMSTGLANDEKAAVRKAYAQGKASRADLLKSEVSAYHGAGTCTFYGTANSNQMLMEIMGLHLPGAAFIHPHDDLRHALTVAATHQAAAISRQSDDYRPIGEVLDERAFVNAIVGLHATGGSTNHTLHLPAMAAAAGIELTWEDFADLSEIVPLLARVYPNGSADVNHFHAAGGIGYVIRELLEAGLLHADARTVWGDSLADYASEPVFGTNNDVVWKPAAGESQDPDILRPVSDPHSVTGGLKMLTGSLGKSVIKVSAVDASRHIVTAPAKVFTSEAEVKAAFADGALNQDVIVVIHTQGPQANGMPELHSLTPLLSILQEQGHKVALVTDGRMSGASGKVPAAIHVCPEAVAGGAIAKIKDGDIITLDAVSGELNVAADLEARPLPAIANQAPQEGFGRSLFASLRGKSAPAEQGGGVNPLINL; encoded by the coding sequence ATGACATTACATAGCGTTATTGATGCGGTCACCGACCGCATACGTACCCGAAGCCACGACAGCCGTGCGGCCTATCTGGCATCGATTGCCGATATGCAGAATGATCCGGATAGTGACCGTCGTTCGGTATCCTGTTCGAATATGGCGCATGCGGCGGCGGCGGCTGGCGGCGATCAGGATGATGTGCTGGCAATGGCCGATAAAGTAAAGCCGAATATAGGCATCATAACCGCCTATAATGACATGCTATCAGCGCATCAGCCATTTGAAAAATTCCCGCAGATTATCAAGGCCGCGGCGCGCTCGGTTGGCGCTACAGCGCAGGTTGCCGGCGGCGTGCCCGCAATGTGCGATGGTGTCACGCAAGGGCGCCCCGGAATGGAATTATCATTGCTCAGCCGTGATGTGATTGCCATGTCAACCGGGATTGGCCTGTCGCATGGTGTCTATGACGCGGCGCTCTGCCTTGGTGTTTGTGACAAGATTGTCCCGGGGCTGGTGATGGGGGCTTTGTCCTTTGGTCATCTGCCAACCATTTTTGTGCCAGCGGGTCCGATGTCAACTGGCCTAGCCAATGATGAAAAAGCCGCTGTCCGCAAAGCCTATGCCCAAGGCAAGGCAAGCCGTGCCGATCTGCTGAAATCCGAAGTGTCTGCCTATCATGGGGCTGGCACATGCACTTTCTACGGCACAGCCAATAGCAACCAGATGCTGATGGAAATCATGGGTCTGCATTTGCCCGGTGCGGCCTTTATCCATCCGCATGATGATCTTCGCCATGCGCTGACAGTGGCAGCAACGCATCAGGCCGCCGCCATTTCGCGGCAGTCGGATGATTATCGTCCGATTGGCGAGGTTCTGGATGAGCGTGCATTTGTAAATGCCATAGTCGGCTTGCACGCTACAGGCGGATCAACCAATCATACTTTGCATCTGCCAGCTATGGCGGCGGCGGCGGGTATTGAACTGACATGGGAAGATTTTGCCGATCTGTCAGAAATTGTGCCACTATTGGCGCGTGTCTATCCCAATGGCAGTGCTGATGTTAATCATTTTCATGCGGCTGGTGGTATAGGTTATGTGATCCGCGAGCTTCTGGAAGCCGGACTACTTCATGCTGACGCGCGCACAGTCTGGGGTGACAGTCTGGCTGATTACGCATCCGAACCTGTTTTTGGTACGAATAATGACGTGGTATGGAAACCGGCGGCTGGTGAAAGCCAAGATCCGGACATTCTGCGTCCAGTATCAGATCCGCATAGTGTGACCGGTGGGTTGAAAATGTTGACCGGCTCGTTGGGTAAATCAGTTATCAAAGTATCGGCAGTAGATGCCAGCCGTCATATTGTGACCGCACCAGCGAAAGTGTTTACCAGTGAAGCCGAGGTCAAGGCGGCCTTTGCCGATGGTGCGCTCAATCAGGATGTGATTGTTGTTATCCATACGCAGGGTCCACAGGCGAATGGCATGCCTGAATTGCATAGTCTGACCCCGCTATTATCGATTTTACAAGAACAGGGGCATAAGGTAGCGCTGGTAACAGACGGCCGCATGTCTGGCGCGTCGGGCAAAGTGCCTGCGGCGATTCATGTCTGCCCCGAAGCGGTGGCAGGGGGCGCTATTGCCAAGATCAAAGATGGTGACATAATCACCCTTGATGCGGTTAGCGGCGAACTTAATGTTGCGGCTGATCTTGAAGCTCGGCCATTGCCAGCAATTGCAAATCAGGCGCCACAGGAAGGCTTTGGCCGGTCATTATTTGCAAGCTTGCGTGGTAAATCCGCACCAGCAGAACAGGGAGGCGGGGTGAACCCGCTGATAAATCTATAA
- the zwf gene encoding glucose-6-phosphate dehydrogenase, producing MSELIPKSAEIPDSDYVIVGGTGDLALRKIFPALFWRYLAGQITTEFRLIAAARTSMTVEEFAATLRPFCADAIVDEDDGEAQWAGFIALIRIVALDVVSGEGGVTLAELVNRRLSPERPLIFYLAIAPTLFGAACDTIATHGLAVPQSRLVVEKPLGHDGSSARAINKLLLNVFDEAQIYRIDHYLGKETVQNLMALRFANTIFESQWGNHAIDHVQITVAETVGVDGRASYYDKYGALRDMIQNHLLQLVCLVGMEPPAYFNADQVRDEKLRVLRAIQPIAPEDVVRGQYEAGEVNGAPVTGYLDELGKTSNTETYVALKLTIENWRWAGAPFYVRTGKRLAQRASEIVITFKNRPHDIFTKPGAPAKPDVPNRLTIRLQPQEGLRLQLTSKEPGPGGMRLFPSELNLSFDDTFDQRLPDAYERLLMDVARGNQTLFMRLDEVLAAWDIIDPLIADIKQHDLYKYKAGSMGPAQGDDLALSDAHAWIDPHVGDA from the coding sequence ATGTCTGAACTTATTCCAAAATCCGCAGAAATACCCGATAGCGATTATGTTATTGTCGGTGGCACAGGCGATCTGGCGTTGCGAAAGATTTTTCCAGCCTTGTTCTGGCGCTATCTGGCAGGTCAGATCACCACCGAATTCCGGTTGATCGCCGCCGCCCGTACATCAATGACCGTCGAAGAGTTTGCCGCCACACTACGCCCGTTTTGCGCTGATGCGATTGTCGATGAAGATGATGGCGAGGCGCAATGGGCAGGATTCATCGCGTTGATCCGGATCGTTGCGCTTGATGTTGTCAGCGGTGAGGGGGGAGTCACGCTGGCCGAGCTGGTCAATCGCCGCCTGTCGCCTGAACGCCCGTTGATTTTCTATCTGGCGATCGCCCCGACTTTGTTTGGCGCGGCCTGTGATACGATTGCCACACATGGATTGGCAGTCCCGCAAAGTCGGCTTGTTGTCGAAAAGCCGCTTGGCCATGATGGGAGCTCTGCGCGCGCGATCAATAAATTATTGCTGAATGTTTTTGACGAAGCGCAAATTTACCGGATTGACCATTATCTGGGCAAGGAGACGGTGCAGAATCTGATGGCGTTGCGGTTTGCCAATACGATTTTTGAGTCGCAATGGGGCAATCATGCGATTGACCATGTGCAGATCACTGTGGCCGAAACGGTCGGGGTTGATGGCCGTGCGTCCTATTATGACAAATATGGTGCCCTGCGCGACATGATCCAAAATCACCTACTTCAGCTTGTCTGTCTGGTCGGGATGGAACCACCTGCTTATTTCAATGCCGATCAGGTGCGCGACGAAAAGCTGCGCGTATTACGGGCAATCCAGCCGATCGCGCCAGAGGACGTGGTGCGGGGTCAATATGAAGCTGGCGAGGTGAATGGTGCGCCAGTGACAGGATATCTCGATGAGCTTGGCAAAACTTCAAACACCGAGACTTACGTGGCGTTGAAACTGACGATCGAAAATTGGCGCTGGGCTGGTGCGCCTTTCTATGTACGTACAGGCAAACGCCTTGCCCAACGTGCCAGCGAAATCGTGATTACCTTTAAAAACCGCCCGCATGATATTTTCACCAAGCCGGGTGCGCCAGCCAAACCGGATGTGCCAAACCGGCTGACGATCCGGCTACAACCGCAAGAAGGCTTGCGTTTGCAATTAACCAGCAAGGAGCCTGGCCCTGGTGGTATGCGGCTGTTTCCGTCTGAATTGAATCTGTCTTTTGATGACACGTTCGATCAACGCCTGCCTGATGCCTATGAACGGCTGTTGATGGATGTGGCGCGTGGGAATCAGACATTGTTCATGCGCCTCGATGAAGTGCTGGCCGCATGGGATATTATCGACCCGCTGATCGCGGATATCAAACAGCATGATCTATATAAATACAAAGCTGGTTCGATGGGGCCAGCACAAGGTGATGATCTGGCTCTGAGTGATGCACATGCGTGGATTGATCCACATGTAGGAGATGCGTGA
- a CDS encoding Gfo/Idh/MocA family protein translates to MMKFGILGDAKISREKLIPAIQTAGHEIVQIGRRNPDMPSDNPLYNGMIQSSYEDVLANPDIEAVYIPLPNHLHVPWTIRAIEAGKHVLCEKPIALNETELDQLEAASRASDVYVYEGFMIRHHPQWAWITDVDIGTPHAIQTHFCYPPRPAQDVRNVADFGGGPIYDIGCYAIMAGVLLFGGAPEHISCHVEMDGDRGIEKLASGMLIWPEGRHLTFTVSSSSALSQMVHVIGSDGWARLNIPFNPQGATTAQWGQNVLGDDAERMSFPACDQYALMVADFVACAKAGAKPDFTHSRATTKTIDALLSARHR, encoded by the coding sequence ATGATGAAATTTGGAATTCTGGGTGATGCCAAGATCAGCCGTGAAAAATTAATACCCGCGATACAGACAGCCGGTCATGAGATTGTCCAGATTGGCCGCCGCAACCCGGATATGCCATCCGACAATCCGCTTTATAATGGCATGATCCAGTCCAGCTATGAAGATGTGCTGGCTAATCCGGATATTGAGGCGGTCTATATTCCCCTGCCCAATCATCTGCATGTGCCATGGACAATTCGTGCGATAGAGGCTGGCAAACATGTATTATGCGAAAAACCGATTGCCCTAAACGAAACCGAGCTTGACCAGCTTGAGGCTGCATCCCGCGCTTCAGACGTTTATGTTTATGAAGGCTTCATGATCCGGCATCATCCACAATGGGCATGGATCACCGACGTTGATATTGGCACTCCCCATGCCATCCAGACGCATTTCTGTTATCCGCCACGCCCCGCACAGGATGTCCGAAATGTCGCCGACTTTGGCGGCGGGCCCATTTATGATATCGGCTGTTATGCGATCATGGCGGGGGTGCTGTTATTCGGCGGCGCGCCCGAACATATATCTTGTCATGTTGAAATGGACGGTGACCGCGGCATCGAAAAGCTGGCAAGCGGCATGCTGATCTGGCCGGAAGGGCGGCATCTGACCTTTACCGTTTCCAGCAGTTCGGCACTATCGCAGATGGTGCATGTGATCGGCAGTGATGGCTGGGCACGGCTGAATATTCCGTTCAATCCGCAGGGGGCAACAACAGCGCAATGGGGTCAGAACGTCCTTGGTGATGATGCTGAGCGCATGTCATTTCCGGCCTGCGATCAATATGCACTGATGGTTGCAGATTTTGTTGCCTGTGCCAAAGCGGGGGCAAAGCCTGATTTCACCCATAGCCGCGCAACCACGAAAACTATCGATGCCTTGCTCTCTGCGCGGCATCGCTAA
- a CDS encoding MIP/aquaporin family protein, with translation MNAQSIGRQFVAEWLGTLMLLVTVIGSGIMAERLAGGNIAIALLGNTIATGAILVVLITVFGPVSGAHFNPAVTLAFAIRKEISPSMALLYILFQIMGAVCGAMLAHFMFEVSLLQISQNVRSGPAQMGSEAVATFGLVMVIFGGIRFRPDAVPWLVGLYITAAYWFTSSTSFANPAVTLARSLTDSFSGIRPVDAPGFIISQLVAAMIATYVLGWLFGNKAEPRS, from the coding sequence ATGAACGCGCAGTCGATAGGGCGTCAGTTTGTTGCCGAATGGCTTGGCACGCTGATGTTGCTGGTTACAGTTATCGGGTCAGGGATTATGGCCGAGCGCTTGGCAGGCGGAAATATAGCGATTGCCCTGCTTGGTAATACGATTGCAACAGGCGCCATATTGGTGGTGCTTATTACCGTGTTTGGCCCGGTTTCAGGCGCGCATTTCAATCCGGCGGTAACGTTAGCTTTTGCCATCCGCAAAGAGATTAGCCCCTCGATGGCGCTTTTATATATCCTGTTCCAGATTATGGGTGCCGTCTGTGGTGCGATGCTGGCGCATTTCATGTTTGAAGTCTCATTACTACAGATTTCGCAGAATGTGCGCAGTGGCCCTGCGCAGATGGGCTCAGAAGCGGTTGCAACATTTGGTCTGGTCATGGTTATCTTTGGCGGTATCCGGTTTCGCCCTGATGCCGTGCCATGGCTTGTTGGCCTGTATATAACGGCAGCTTACTGGTTTACATCATCGACCAGTTTTGCCAATCCGGCGGTAACACTTGCCCGCTCTTTGACCGATAGTTTTTCGGGTATTCGCCCTGTTGATGCGCCTGGTTTTATTATTTCTCAGCTTGTCGCGGCGATGATTGCAACATATGTTCTTGGCTGGTTGTTCGGCAATAAGGCTGAACCACGCAGCTAG
- a CDS encoding DUF4396 domain-containing protein, whose translation MSLLTGQLDIEWTCRHTWRRASYNTMWCLIGCAIGDLGTIAFFQYTGIPWSTLAIMSLAIVNGLITSIILETIILSRQMALDIAIKTACGMSLVSMLAMEIAMNLVDVAITGGARLTFTVVPVMLAAGFLAPLPYNYWRLKALGKACH comes from the coding sequence ATGTCATTACTTACAGGCCAGCTAGATATCGAATGGACATGCCGTCACACTTGGCGGCGGGCGTCCTATAATACGATGTGGTGTCTGATCGGTTGTGCCATTGGCGATCTTGGCACCATCGCGTTTTTTCAATATACGGGCATTCCCTGGTCAACTTTGGCGATCATGTCGCTGGCGATTGTCAACGGGCTTATCACCTCGATCATTCTGGAAACGATTATTCTTAGTCGTCAGATGGCGCTTGATATCGCCATTAAAACCGCATGTGGCATGTCATTGGTCTCGATGCTTGCCATGGAAATAGCGATGAATCTGGTTGATGTTGCGATAACAGGGGGCGCGCGGCTCACCTTCACCGTCGTACCGGTGATGCTGGCGGCTGGATTTCTGGCGCCGCTTCCCTATAATTACTGGCGGCTAAAGGCGCTTGGCAAGGCCTGCCATTAA
- the pgl gene encoding 6-phosphogluconolactonase, translated as MTDVGVAIAEYLSQAIAEKGLASLVVSGGSSPVPTFKTLTTMPIDWAQVTITLVDDRDVPADHADSNDLLVHTHLLQGQAAQAHYVSLARDPDAVANIARPFDVMLLGMGTDGHFASLFPDMISDVTAFDTDAAPAILRTGIKGSPAHPRISMNLAMILQARHIMLLIQGDAKRAVLAEAQHDRSLPVSALLHQTISNIDIITDQVS; from the coding sequence ATGACAGATGTGGGCGTTGCGATAGCCGAATATTTATCACAAGCGATTGCCGAAAAAGGATTGGCCAGTCTGGTGGTGTCTGGTGGGTCAAGTCCGGTGCCGACATTTAAGACATTAACCACAATGCCGATTGACTGGGCACAGGTCACTATCACTTTGGTTGATGATCGTGATGTACCTGCTGACCATGCGGACTCGAATGATTTGCTGGTGCATACGCATTTACTGCAAGGCCAAGCGGCACAGGCGCATTATGTGTCACTGGCGCGCGATCCAGATGCGGTGGCAAATATAGCGCGGCCGTTTGACGTGATGTTGCTGGGCATGGGAACAGATGGGCATTTTGCCTCGTTATTTCCCGATATGATATCTGATGTAACAGCCTTTGACACAGATGCCGCGCCAGCCATCTTGCGCACCGGTATCAAGGGATCGCCAGCGCATCCGCGTATCAGCATGAATCTGGCGATGATATTACAAGCACGGCATATCATGTTATTGATACAGGGTGATGCCAAACGCGCGGTGCTGGCCGAAGCCCAACATGATCGCAGTCTGCCAGTATCGGCATTGTTGCATCAGACCATTAGCAACATTGATATTATTACGGATCAAGTATCATGA
- a CDS encoding YaiI/YqxD family protein: protein MMAIYVDADACPVKDETVTVANRHKLDVYIVSNGGIRPHPHPQVHMIIVATGADEADKWIADQAKTGDIVITADIPLAAKAVAAGAAVLRHDGDVITEANIGNQLATRDLMTDIRAADPLFTGPGHKGQRSFSKQDRSRFLNNLEMAIRKVKGG from the coding sequence ATGATGGCGATTTATGTTGATGCAGATGCCTGTCCGGTAAAAGACGAAACGGTCACGGTAGCTAACCGGCATAAGCTAGATGTCTATATCGTATCGAACGGCGGCATTCGCCCGCATCCGCACCCGCAGGTGCATATGATTATCGTAGCTACAGGTGCTGATGAAGCTGATAAATGGATCGCTGATCAGGCCAAAACTGGCGATATCGTGATCACTGCCGATATTCCGCTGGCGGCCAAAGCTGTGGCAGCAGGGGCGGCAGTTTTGCGACATGATGGTGATGTGATTACCGAGGCCAATATAGGCAACCAGCTGGCGACCCGTGATCTGATGACTGATATTCGCGCGGCTGACCCGTTATTCACCGGACCGGGTCATAAAGGTCAGCGAAGCTTTAGCAAGCAGGATCGGTCACGGTTTTTGAACAATCTGGAAATGGCAATCCGCAAGGTTAAAGGCGGGTAA
- a CDS encoding arsenate reductase ArsC, translating into MSDTRPDSGQDTRNVLFLCTGNSARSLIAEGILRHRGGARYQAFSAGSKPTGMPNPHAIAVLQSYAIDTNFAASKSWDMFAGDAFGKMDIIITVCANAAGETCPIWPGHPITAHWGVEDPAAVTGSIADIDAAFALTYAQMDARISALLALGDLDLPAQLDAVRAIGALS; encoded by the coding sequence ATGTCAGATACTAGGCCAGATAGTGGGCAAGATACCAGAAATGTGCTGTTCCTATGTACGGGAAATTCGGCACGATCATTGATAGCCGAAGGTATTCTGCGGCATCGGGGTGGTGCGCGTTATCAGGCCTTTTCCGCCGGATCAAAACCAACAGGCATGCCCAATCCCCATGCTATTGCCGTTTTGCAAAGCTATGCTATCGATACCAATTTTGCAGCGTCGAAAAGCTGGGATATGTTTGCAGGCGATGCGTTTGGCAAAATGGATATTATCATAACAGTCTGTGCAAATGCTGCTGGTGAAACATGCCCGATATGGCCAGGTCATCCGATCACGGCACATTGGGGGGTCGAGGATCCGGCAGCTGTTACAGGTAGCATCGCTGATATCGATGCTGCCTTTGCCCTGACCTATGCGCAAATGGATGCCCGGATAAGCGCTTTACTGGCGTTAGGTGATCTGGATTTGCCAGCACAATTGGATGCTGTTCGTGCGATAGGTGCATTATCATGA
- a CDS encoding MFS transporter, with translation MLSSSITPQDISQTRFSISFGFFGQGAFFGMWGVLVPERSASLGLDPLMLALFLLVIGISLCAGIALVTRFEQYMPTSSTLRLGGPLMALSIAACFLTLSLPVFYIAGIFTGIAAGLLEAGLNTQASQWEQQSDRRGMSFFHAMFSAGMLIGALVITSLFKMNIMVSIGIIAGAVIYGLGMMLRSQWVRDPAPSANTSDATISLNKAIIAFLGLLIFISTLIEGGVVDWSALHLHQYHNLSLEEAGRPVLMFSVAMTSIRLVGDRLASYFQTHLLLAIPMLAAAVVMTLALYSGQPTIIIIAYGLLGLALGNAFPLIISTAGRLSGNKPLRQISMIIACAYFGLLTGPALLGLIAYMIDLNMTILALAGLALVSGIACLSLPRILKPH, from the coding sequence ATGTTGTCATCATCGATCACCCCACAAGATATAAGCCAGACAAGATTTTCGATTTCATTCGGATTCTTTGGACAAGGTGCCTTTTTTGGCATGTGGGGCGTTCTGGTACCTGAACGTAGCGCAAGCCTTGGGCTTGACCCTCTGATGCTGGCCTTGTTTCTGCTGGTTATTGGCATCAGCCTATGTGCTGGCATTGCCTTGGTCACACGGTTTGAACAATATATGCCCACCTCCAGCACATTGCGCCTTGGTGGGCCATTAATGGCGCTTTCCATTGCTGCCTGCTTCTTAACATTGTCTCTACCCGTTTTTTATATTGCCGGCATTTTTACAGGCATTGCCGCCGGGCTTCTCGAAGCCGGATTAAACACCCAGGCATCGCAATGGGAACAGCAATCAGACCGCCGGGGCATGTCATTCTTTCATGCCATGTTTTCGGCAGGTATGCTGATTGGCGCGCTTGTCATCACCAGCCTATTTAAGATGAATATAATGGTTTCAATTGGCATCATCGCCGGTGCCGTTATCTATGGCCTTGGCATGATGCTTCGTAGCCAATGGGTGCGCGATCCCGCACCATCTGCCAACACCAGCGACGCCACCATATCCTTGAACAAAGCCATCATCGCATTTCTTGGCCTGCTGATTTTCATCAGTACCTTAATTGAAGGTGGGGTGGTGGACTGGTCAGCACTGCATCTGCATCAATATCATAATCTGTCACTTGAAGAGGCAGGTCGGCCCGTCCTCATGTTCAGCGTGGCGATGACATCAATCCGGCTTGTCGGCGACCGACTGGCATCCTATTTCCAGACACATCTGTTGCTAGCTATTCCCATGCTGGCGGCGGCGGTTGTTATGACGCTCGCGCTTTATAGCGGCCAGCCAACGATCATTATCATTGCCTATGGATTACTGGGGCTGGCGCTTGGCAATGCCTTTCCCTTAATCATTTCCACTGCAGGTCGCCTAAGCGGCAACAAACCCTTGCGACAGATTTCTATGATTATCGCCTGTGCCTATTTCGGTCTGCTTACCGGGCCAGCCTTGCTTGGTCTTATCGCATATATGATAGATCTGAACATGACCATACTGGCATTGGCAGGGCTAGCCTTGGTTTCGGGTATCGCCTGCCTGTCCTTGCCACGCATCTTGAAACCACATTAA
- a CDS encoding Ppx/GppA phosphatase family protein → MTLASVYAMAPAKAETRTERVAVIDIGSNSLRLVVYANNGRYPFPLFNERSNCRLGANLDTTGILKQDRIDVAVTTITRFAHVLSNMGVSRVYAVATAAVRRATNAADFITPAEAALGHPIRVLSQSEEAHYVSKGLVLNVPSASGIVADLGGGSLEIVRLEKGKVKYSISLNIGHLSTLKDKDIDKALAGVKWLGAKKNLKLYGVGGSFRALGLAFIEETRYPLSVLHGLKIDADDAIDILNHIVSDISDVGGIPEGRKKTMPTAARIMRALMRTAKVAKLEISGSSIRDGVIAAYELNDAERADFLLAVCSEIYQNNSRFPDVPEKLFAFLKPLQMTSDSKQFNRLLEAACYLADFCWNEHEDIRGDLAARRVLGLPANCVTHKDRIWLALAVYHRHVGLKQNKARPRELRHILGEAHRKQAVAIGLGLRFAMFFSGGTATDLGKIRLSVAKKVLTLHVGAGAAALIDEHAERRFTLLAQSIKCSASIIIED, encoded by the coding sequence ATGACTCTAGCTTCTGTTTATGCCATGGCGCCAGCCAAAGCTGAAACCCGCACTGAACGTGTGGCCGTTATCGATATCGGTTCAAATTCGTTACGGCTGGTTGTTTATGCCAATAACGGGCGGTATCCGTTTCCCCTATTCAATGAACGTTCAAATTGTCGGCTTGGTGCCAATCTGGATACAACCGGAATTTTGAAGCAAGACCGTATCGATGTCGCGGTGACAACGATTACGCGCTTTGCCCATGTGCTGTCAAATATGGGTGTCAGCCGGGTATATGCGGTGGCCACAGCAGCTGTGCGCCGCGCCACTAATGCTGCCGATTTCATCACCCCTGCCGAAGCCGCGCTAGGGCATCCCATCCGCGTGCTATCGCAAAGCGAAGAAGCACATTATGTCAGCAAAGGATTGGTTCTGAATGTCCCAAGTGCCAGTGGTATTGTGGCCGATCTTGGCGGTGGTAGTCTGGAAATTGTACGCCTTGAAAAAGGCAAGGTGAAATATTCGATCAGTCTGAATATCGGGCATCTATCAACGCTCAAAGACAAGGATATCGACAAGGCGCTGGCTGGCGTAAAATGGCTTGGTGCCAAAAAGAATCTGAAATTATATGGCGTCGGTGGAAGTTTCCGCGCCCTTGGGCTGGCATTTATCGAGGAGACCCGTTATCCACTTTCGGTATTGCACGGGCTGAAAATCGATGCCGATGACGCGATTGACATTCTGAATCATATTGTCAGTGACATATCCGATGTAGGCGGCATTCCCGAAGGTCGTAAAAAGACCATGCCAACCGCCGCGCGAATCATGCGGGCTTTGATGCGCACGGCCAAAGTGGCCAAGCTGGAAATTAGCGGTAGCTCTATCCGCGATGGGGTGATCGCCGCGTATGAACTGAATGATGCCGAGCGCGCCGACTTTCTGCTGGCGGTCTGTTCGGAAATCTATCAGAACAACAGCCGCTTTCCCGATGTGCCGGAAAAGCTGTTTGCCTTTCTAAAGCCGTTGCAGATGACCTCGGATAGCAAGCAATTCAACCGGCTACTCGAAGCGGCTTGTTATTTAGCAGATTTTTGCTGGAACGAGCATGAAGATATACGTGGTGATTTGGCCGCCCGCCGTGTGCTGGGGTTGCCTGCCAACTGTGTCACACATAAAGACCGGATCTGGCTGGCGCTGGCTGTCTATCATCGGCATGTTGGACTGAAGCAGAATAAGGCACGGCCAAGAGAATTACGACATATTCTGGGTGAAGCACATCGCAAACAGGCGGTTGCTATTGGTCTGGGGCTGCGCTTTGCCATGTTCTTTAGTGGGGGCACAGCAACCGATCTTGGCAAAATACGGCTCAGCGTTGCCAAAAAGGTGCTGACCCTGCATGTGGGGGCTGGTGCCGCGGCGCTGATTGATGAACATGCAGAGCGTCGCTTTACATTGCTAGCGCAAAGCATTAAGTGCTCAGCATCGATCATCATAGAAGATTAA